Proteins encoded by one window of Vigna radiata var. radiata cultivar VC1973A chromosome 5, Vradiata_ver6, whole genome shotgun sequence:
- the LOC106759858 gene encoding uncharacterized protein LOC106759858 isoform X2, with product MPDKKSYVDSQFLTPRRSPRFLPQLNHTTANPKSATVSIKKPNDSTLRSRISRKLNNGDVGFSSLRRSPRFNNEPSDEKVKGTRVKDGEAETKEKCVVLDEGFGGGRKRERKEKRDEIKTHDNHGVSDEGCRQRRKKERNRGSRDGVNTQGNRVISDEGTGGGEKKVVKGKRVGVETAKNGVVSDEGAGGGRKKAGNREIVGVKTEENRVVCDEGFGGERKKRGNGEKRKRNDDEIRKGWTKEQDLALQRAYFTAKPSPHFWKNVSKLVPGKSQQECFDRIHIDHVTPVQLQPRSRAKTLKSSPIREFSLSASKLLNPIDIKVRRSNVLKPKNIINQKSVEKQLQRRLIGDLDRAGDIFSVLEPNIDLSTNALQPSESLSTPKQLKENKGFLQSCTETSSSSGNKGIA from the exons atgccaGACAAAAAGTCTTATGTAGACAGTCAATTCCTCACCCCACGAAGGTCACCCAGGTTCCTCCCACAATTAAACCACACCACTGCCAACCCCAAATCTGCCACCGTTTCCATAAAGAAACCCAATGATTCTACACTCCGGTCGAGAATATCTCGGAAGCTTAACAATGGGGACGTTGGGTTTTCATCTCTTCGACGATCTCCCAGGTTCAACAACGAGCCAAGCGATGAGAAAGTGAAAGGCACGAGGGTGAAGGACGGTGAAGCTGAAACGAAAGAAAAGTGTGTCGTTTTGGATGAGGGGTTTGGtggaggaagaaagagagagagaaaggagaagagGGATGAAATTAAAACGCACGATAATCATGGCGTTTCGGATGAAGGGTGCCGTCAACGAAGGAAGAAGGAGAGAAACAGGGGGAGTAGGGATGGAGTTAACACCCAAGGAAATCGTGTCATTTCAGATGAAGGGACTGGTGGCGGAGAAAAGAAGGTGGTAAAAGGGAAGAGGGTTGGAGTTGAAACGGCCAAAAATGGTGTCGTTTCGGATGAGGGTGCTGGTGGGGGAAGAAAGAAGGCTGGAAATAGAGAGATCGTTGGAGTTAAAACAGAAGAAAATCGTGTTGTTTGTGATGAGGGTTTTGGcggagaaagaaagaagaggggAAATGGAGAGAAGAGAAAGCGCAATGACGATGAAATAAGGAAAGGATGGACGAAGGAACAAGATTTGGCTCTTCAAAGAGCATATTTTACTGCAAAGCCTAGCCCCCATTTCTGGAAGAACGTTTCCAAACTG GTGCCTGGAAAGTCTCAACAGGAATGCTTTGATAGAATTCACATTGACCATGTGACCCCCGTTCAGTTGCAGCCTCGATCAAGGGCAAAGACATTAAAATCATCACCCATTCGGGAATTTTCTTTATCTGCAAGTAAACTTCTCAACCCTATTGACATAAAAGTTAGAAGATCTAATGTTCTAAAACCAAAGAACATTATTAACCAGAAGTCTGTTGAGAAGCAGTTACAGCGCAGGCTTATAGGTGATCTAGACCGTGCAGGGGACATATTTTCCGTTCTTGAACCAAATATAGATTTGTCCACTAATGCTTTACAGCCTAGTGAATCCCTTTCTACTCCAAAGCAGCTAAAGGAAAACAAAGGGTTCCTGCAAAGTTGCACTGAAACATCATCTTCAAGTGGTAATAAG GGTATTGCATGA
- the LOC106760051 gene encoding peroxidase 7-like produces MCNSSLPLFLLLVFCIVLASADPYYGNSDYKPSSSYTTTTTDTVFSLKVPTLDETTFDNLLSFGYYRKSCPQFESILHNKVKEWIKKDYSLGASLMRLHFHDCSVRGCDGSILLKHDGSERTAEASKTLRGFEVVDDIKRELEKQCPKTVSCADILTAAARDATVEVGGPYWAVPYGRKDGKVSIAEEAALVPMGHENITSMIEFFQSRGMSVLDLVVLSGAHTIGRTSCGSIQYRLYNYRGTGKPDPTINPKYLNFLQRKCRWASEYVDLDATTPKIFDNVYYINLKKKMGLLSTDQLLYSDPRTAPLVSALTATHSVFEHQFAVSMGKLGIVDVLTDQDEGEIRTDCNFVNAY; encoded by the exons atgTGTAACTCTTCGCTCCCATTgtttcttcttttggttttctGCATCGTTTTAGCCTCAGCTGATCCTTATTATGGAAACTCTGACTATAAACCTTCGTCTTCATACACAACCACAACAACTGACACTGTCTTCTCTCTTAAAGTACCAACGTTAGATGAAACCACATTCGATAATCTTCTATCCTTTGGTTACTACCGTAAAAGCTGCCCCCAGTTTGAGTCCATCCTACACAACAAAGTGAAAGAATGGATCAAGAAGGACTACAGTTTAGGAGCCAGTCTCATGAGGCTCCACTTCCATGATTGCTCTGTCAGG GGATGTGACGGGTCTATTCTGTTGAAGCATGATGGAAGTGAGAGGACAGCAGAAGCTAGCAAGACACTGAGAGGGTTTGAAGTGGTGGATGATATCAAGAGAGAGTTAGAGAAACAATGTCCCAAGACTGTGTCTTGTGCTGACATTCTCACTGCTGCTGCACGGGATGCCACAGTTGAGGTAGGTGGACCTTATTGGGCCGTCCCTTATGGTAGGAAAGATGGTAAGGTCTCCATTGCTGAGGAAGCAGCTTTGGTGCCTATGGGCCATGAAAACATCACTTCCATGATTGAGTTTTTCCAGTCCAGAGGCATGTCTGTGCTTGACTTGGTCGTTCTCTCAG GTGCTCATACTATTGGAAGAACTTCATGTGGGTCCATTCAATATAGGCTATACAATTACCGAGGAACAGGAAAACCAGACCCAACAATAAATCCTAAGTATCTGAATTTCTTGCAAAGGAAGTGCAGATGGGCCTCAGAGTATGTGGATCTTGATGCTACAACACCAAAGATCTTTGACAATGTTTACTACATAAatctgaagaagaaaatggggtTGTTATCTACTGATCAGTTGCTGTACTCAGATCCAAGGACTGCACCTCTTGTTTCAGCATTGACTGCTACACATTCTGTCTTTGAACACCAATTTGCAGTGTCCATGGGAAAGCTTGGCATTGTTGATGTTCTCACTGACCAAGATGAAGGAGAAATCAGGACAGATTgcaattttgttaatgcttatTAA
- the LOC106759894 gene encoding uncharacterized protein LOC106759894 isoform X1, with amino-acid sequence MAPPRELQGFYYDPEKNRYFPIKGPIPGSSSKPKNPTPKAPQTPSNQLQTGRSSCRKLRNRTLPKLLQARELEGRHVIYPHYCRCNFAEEYDKIQASKPVVWRYRGTDKMGVCALKHLRVDLQTLQGQTETDVLLTGSINGSLSFSEVGGVGQYFDDGTKWRADCVKNFVKGKTFEHDEMRKPVFRPNRAALLMPSRISCIRLGPKCSPQAENDGSVAGRVLFTTLGSETSGGSVYTLGLVEPLNLGPGILNTWSGLEEIASFRCTLWTAEYDYNRHRAVIGTSLGGASVDLETRMETWFLRCKSDVFAQQIINSGNVILCGLRNGAIVTADFREKRESLSDRLISHRIPYSSSIGGCKKEWFKLKGDIFPSHTIRMPSSISSLVSLQFDEQYFLASAMDGSIRLYDHRLLQRGAVQSYEGHVNSHTRIQLGVDPTERFVTSGGEDCKLRSWSLKSGELLFEEKFSDSIVSTMCYKTYSSCKAEEENQYKRDSSHGAWLGSHEGLFYMRWL; translated from the exons ATGGCACCGCCCCGAG AGCTTCAGGGCTTTTACTATGATCCTGAGAAGAACAGGTATTTCCCCATCAAAGGCCCCATTCCGGGCTCTTCTTCTAAACCCAAGAACCCTACTCCCAAAGCTCCTCAAACCCCTTCCAATCAG TTACAGACTGGTAGGAGTTCTTGCAGGAAGCTCAGAAACAGAACCTTGCCGAAGCTGCTTCAGGCTAGAGAGTTGGAGGGTCGCCATGTCATTTATCCTCATTATTGCAGATGTAACTTTGCCGAGGAATATGACAAAATTCAAGCATCTAAACCTGTG GTCTGGAGATACCGGGGAACAGATAAGATGGGTGTTTGTGCTTTGAAACACTTGCGCGTTGATCTGCAGACTTTGCAGGGGCAAACTGAAACTGATGTTTTGTTGACGGGCAGCATAAATGGCTCCTTGAG TTTTTCTGAAGTTGGAGGGGTTGGGCAATATTTTGATGATGGGACAAAATGGAGAGCAGATTGTGTGAAGAATTTTGTTAAAGGGAAAACATTTGAGCATGATGAAATGCGTAAGCCAGTTTTCAGACCTAATCGAGCTGCATTGCTTATGCCCTCCAGAATATCTTGTATAAGGTTGGGTCCAAAGTGCTCTCCTCAGGCAGAGAATGATGGTTCTGTTGCAGGACGTGTTTT ATTTACTACATTGGGATCAGAAACGTCAGGTGGATCGGTTTATACTCTTGGTCTTGTTGAACCGTTAAATCTTGGTCCAGGTATACTGAACACGTGGAGTGGACTTGAGGAAATTGCTTCTTTTAGATGTACCCTTTGGACAGCAGAATATGATTATAATAGACACCGGGCTGTAATTG GTACAAGTTTAGGAGGTGCTTCAGTGGATCTGGAAACCAGGATGGAAACATGGTTTTTACGTTGCAAAAGTGATGTTTTTGCACAACAAATTATTAATTCT GGAAATGTGATTTTATGTGGGCTTAGAAATGGGGCCATTGTCACTGCAGATTTTCgtgagaaaagagaaagtctTTCTGATAGACTTATTAGCCATCGGATACCATATAGTTCAAGCATTGGAGGTTGTAAAAAGGAATGGTTCAAg CTCAAAGGGGACATATTTCCTTCCCACACAATTAGGATGCCTTCATCTATATCTTC TTTGGTGTCACTTCAGTTTGATGAGCAGTACTTTCTAGCTAGCGCAATGGATGGATCG atTAGGCTATATGATCATCGTCTACTTCAGAGGGGTGCTGTTCAAAGTTATGAAGGGCATGTAAATTCTCATACTCGTATACAACTTGGTGTCGACCCAACTGAGAGATTTGTTACGTCAG GTGGAGAGGATTGCAAACTACGGTCATGGAGTCTCAAGTCTGGTGAATTGCTTTTTGAGGAGAAGTTCTCTGATTCAATTGTCTCCACTATGTGCTATAAAACATACAGTA GTTGTAAAGCAGAAGAGGAAAACCAATACAAGCGTGACTCCTCTCATGGTGCATGGCTTGGATCACATGAAGGACTGTTTTATATGCGCTGGTTATGA
- the LOC106760052 gene encoding isoflavone 2'-hydroxylase, with the protein METLPLLTYSLFFLLSLLIIFKLFFQTNHKNLPPGPPPLPIIGNLNLLERPLHRFLHRMSQTHGHVFSLWFGSRLAVIVSSPSAFQECFTKNDVALANRPRSLSGKHIFYNYTTVGSCSYGELWRNLRRITSLDVLSTQRIHSFAGIRKDETDRVIHSLAKASRMEYAHVEMSSMFHDMTYNSMMRMLSGKRYYGKEIQAKDLVKAKEFRETVEELLQLAGVSNKADYLPFLRWFDFQNLEKKLKSINKRFDTFLDELIHEQRNKKERENTMIDHLLSLQESQPQYYSDHIIKGLVLAMLFAGTDSSAVTLEWSLSNLLNHPEMLKKARDELDFHVGKDRLVNESDLPKLTYLKKIILETLRLHPPAPLAIPHVSSEDVIIEGFNVPRDTIVMANIWAMHRDPAMWTEATSFKPERFDEEGSEKKVIAFGMGRRACPGEGLAMQNVGLTLGLLIQCFDWKRVNEDEIDMREANWFTLSRLTPLNAMCKARPLVNDISFN; encoded by the exons ATGGAAACACTTCCCTTGTTGACAtactctctcttcttcctcctttctcttctcatcattttcaaacttttcttcCAAACAAACCACAAAAACCTTCCACCAGGCCCACCACCTCTTCCAATAATCGGCAACCTTAACCTCCTCGAACGCCCCCTCCACCGTTTCCTACACCGCATGTCCCAAACACACGGCCACGTCTTCTCCCTCTGGTTCGGTTCCCGTCTCGCCGTCATCGTTTCATCGCCCTCCGCCTTCCAAGAATGTTTCACCAAAAACGACGTTGCCTTGGCCAACCGACCTCGCTCCCTCTCCGGAAAGCACATCTTCTACAACTACACCACCGTGGGGTCCTGCTCCTACGGCGAGCTCTGGCGCAACCTCCGCCGCATCACCTCCCTCGACGTTCTCTCCACGCAGCGCATCCATTCCTTTGCCGGAATCCGCAAGGACGAAACCGATAGGGTGATCCACTCCCTGGCCAAGGCCTCGCGCATGGAATACGCGCACGTGGAGATGAGTTCCATGTTCCACGACATGACTTATAACAGCATGATGAGAATGCTCTCGGGGAAGAGATACTACGGAAAGGAGATTCAGGCGAAGGATTTGGTGAAGGCGAAGGAGTTCAGAGAGACGGTGGAGGAGTTGCTGCAACTGGCGGGAGTGTCAAACAAGGCAGATTATTTGCCCTTCCTAAGGTGGTTCGATTTTCAAAACCTGGAGAAGAAGCTGAAGAGTATTAACAAGAGATTCGATACGTTCTTGGATGAACTCATTCACGAGCAACGCAACAAGAAGGAGAGGGAGAATACCATGATAGATCATCTTCTCTCTCTGCAGGAATCACAGCCTCAATATTACAGTGATCATATCATCAAAGGCCTTGTTCTG GCAATGCTGTTCGCGGGCACAGATTCTTCTGCTGTGACATTAGAATGGTCACTGTCAAATTTATTAAACCACCCAGAAATGTTGAAAAAAGCAAGAGATGAATTGGACTTTCACGTCGGAAAAGATCGCTTGGTAAACGAGTCAGACCTTCCAAAACTGACGTACCTTAAGAAGATAATCCTCGAAACACTGAGGTTGCACCCTCCTGCTCCATTGGCAATACCACACGTGTCCTCGGAAGACGTCATCATTGAAGGATTCAACGTTCCACGAGACACCATAGTGATGGCTAACATCTGGGCCATGCACAGAGACCCTGCCATGTGGACTGAAGCGACAAGTTTCAAACCGGAGAGGTTTGATGAAGAAGGATCGGAGAAAAAGGTGATTGCGTTTGGAATGGGAAGAAGGGCTTGCCCAGGAGAAGGTTTGGCTATGCAAAACGTTGGATTAactttgggattgttgattCAGTGCTTTGATTGGAAACGAGTGAATGAGGATGAGATCGATATGAGAGAGGCAAACTGGTTCACCTTGTCGAGATTAACTCCATTGAATGCCATGTGTAAAGCTCGACCACTTGTTAACGATATCAGCTTCAACTAA
- the LOC106759894 gene encoding uncharacterized protein LOC106759894 isoform X3 yields MILRRTGISPSKAPFRALLLNPRTLLPKLLKPLPIRKLRNRTLPKLLQARELEGRHVIYPHYCRCNFAEEYDKIQASKPVVWRYRGTDKMGVCALKHLRVDLQTLQGQTETDVLLTGSINGSLSFSEVGGVGQYFDDGTKWRADCVKNFVKGKTFEHDEMRKPVFRPNRAALLMPSRISCIRLGPKCSPQAENDGSVAGRVLFTTLGSETSGGSVYTLGLVEPLNLGPGILNTWSGLEEIASFRCTLWTAEYDYNRHRAVIGTSLGGASVDLETRMETWFLRCKSDVFAQQIINSGNVILCGLRNGAIVTADFREKRESLSDRLISHRIPYSSSIGGCKKEWFKLKGDIFPSHTIRMPSSISSLVSLQFDEQYFLASAMDGSIRLYDHRLLQRGAVQSYEGHVNSHTRIQLGVDPTERFVTSGGEDCKLRSWSLKSGELLFEEKFSDSIVSTMCYKTYSSCKAEEENQYKRDSSHGAWLGSHEGLFYMRWL; encoded by the exons ATGATCCTGAGAAGAACAGGTATTTCCCCATCAAAGGCCCCATTCCGGGCTCTTCTTCTAAACCCAAGAACCCTACTCCCAAAGCTCCTCAAACCCCTTCCAATCAG GAAGCTCAGAAACAGAACCTTGCCGAAGCTGCTTCAGGCTAGAGAGTTGGAGGGTCGCCATGTCATTTATCCTCATTATTGCAGATGTAACTTTGCCGAGGAATATGACAAAATTCAAGCATCTAAACCTGTG GTCTGGAGATACCGGGGAACAGATAAGATGGGTGTTTGTGCTTTGAAACACTTGCGCGTTGATCTGCAGACTTTGCAGGGGCAAACTGAAACTGATGTTTTGTTGACGGGCAGCATAAATGGCTCCTTGAG TTTTTCTGAAGTTGGAGGGGTTGGGCAATATTTTGATGATGGGACAAAATGGAGAGCAGATTGTGTGAAGAATTTTGTTAAAGGGAAAACATTTGAGCATGATGAAATGCGTAAGCCAGTTTTCAGACCTAATCGAGCTGCATTGCTTATGCCCTCCAGAATATCTTGTATAAGGTTGGGTCCAAAGTGCTCTCCTCAGGCAGAGAATGATGGTTCTGTTGCAGGACGTGTTTT ATTTACTACATTGGGATCAGAAACGTCAGGTGGATCGGTTTATACTCTTGGTCTTGTTGAACCGTTAAATCTTGGTCCAGGTATACTGAACACGTGGAGTGGACTTGAGGAAATTGCTTCTTTTAGATGTACCCTTTGGACAGCAGAATATGATTATAATAGACACCGGGCTGTAATTG GTACAAGTTTAGGAGGTGCTTCAGTGGATCTGGAAACCAGGATGGAAACATGGTTTTTACGTTGCAAAAGTGATGTTTTTGCACAACAAATTATTAATTCT GGAAATGTGATTTTATGTGGGCTTAGAAATGGGGCCATTGTCACTGCAGATTTTCgtgagaaaagagaaagtctTTCTGATAGACTTATTAGCCATCGGATACCATATAGTTCAAGCATTGGAGGTTGTAAAAAGGAATGGTTCAAg CTCAAAGGGGACATATTTCCTTCCCACACAATTAGGATGCCTTCATCTATATCTTC TTTGGTGTCACTTCAGTTTGATGAGCAGTACTTTCTAGCTAGCGCAATGGATGGATCG atTAGGCTATATGATCATCGTCTACTTCAGAGGGGTGCTGTTCAAAGTTATGAAGGGCATGTAAATTCTCATACTCGTATACAACTTGGTGTCGACCCAACTGAGAGATTTGTTACGTCAG GTGGAGAGGATTGCAAACTACGGTCATGGAGTCTCAAGTCTGGTGAATTGCTTTTTGAGGAGAAGTTCTCTGATTCAATTGTCTCCACTATGTGCTATAAAACATACAGTA GTTGTAAAGCAGAAGAGGAAAACCAATACAAGCGTGACTCCTCTCATGGTGCATGGCTTGGATCACATGAAGGACTGTTTTATATGCGCTGGTTATGA
- the LOC106759894 gene encoding uncharacterized protein LOC106759894 isoform X2: protein MAPPRELQGFYYDPEKNRYFPIKGPIPGSSSKPKNPTPKAPQTPSNQTGRSSCRKLRNRTLPKLLQARELEGRHVIYPHYCRCNFAEEYDKIQASKPVVWRYRGTDKMGVCALKHLRVDLQTLQGQTETDVLLTGSINGSLSFSEVGGVGQYFDDGTKWRADCVKNFVKGKTFEHDEMRKPVFRPNRAALLMPSRISCIRLGPKCSPQAENDGSVAGRVLFTTLGSETSGGSVYTLGLVEPLNLGPGILNTWSGLEEIASFRCTLWTAEYDYNRHRAVIGTSLGGASVDLETRMETWFLRCKSDVFAQQIINSGNVILCGLRNGAIVTADFREKRESLSDRLISHRIPYSSSIGGCKKEWFKLKGDIFPSHTIRMPSSISSLVSLQFDEQYFLASAMDGSIRLYDHRLLQRGAVQSYEGHVNSHTRIQLGVDPTERFVTSGGEDCKLRSWSLKSGELLFEEKFSDSIVSTMCYKTYSSCKAEEENQYKRDSSHGAWLGSHEGLFYMRWL, encoded by the exons ATGGCACCGCCCCGAG AGCTTCAGGGCTTTTACTATGATCCTGAGAAGAACAGGTATTTCCCCATCAAAGGCCCCATTCCGGGCTCTTCTTCTAAACCCAAGAACCCTACTCCCAAAGCTCCTCAAACCCCTTCCAATCAG ACTGGTAGGAGTTCTTGCAGGAAGCTCAGAAACAGAACCTTGCCGAAGCTGCTTCAGGCTAGAGAGTTGGAGGGTCGCCATGTCATTTATCCTCATTATTGCAGATGTAACTTTGCCGAGGAATATGACAAAATTCAAGCATCTAAACCTGTG GTCTGGAGATACCGGGGAACAGATAAGATGGGTGTTTGTGCTTTGAAACACTTGCGCGTTGATCTGCAGACTTTGCAGGGGCAAACTGAAACTGATGTTTTGTTGACGGGCAGCATAAATGGCTCCTTGAG TTTTTCTGAAGTTGGAGGGGTTGGGCAATATTTTGATGATGGGACAAAATGGAGAGCAGATTGTGTGAAGAATTTTGTTAAAGGGAAAACATTTGAGCATGATGAAATGCGTAAGCCAGTTTTCAGACCTAATCGAGCTGCATTGCTTATGCCCTCCAGAATATCTTGTATAAGGTTGGGTCCAAAGTGCTCTCCTCAGGCAGAGAATGATGGTTCTGTTGCAGGACGTGTTTT ATTTACTACATTGGGATCAGAAACGTCAGGTGGATCGGTTTATACTCTTGGTCTTGTTGAACCGTTAAATCTTGGTCCAGGTATACTGAACACGTGGAGTGGACTTGAGGAAATTGCTTCTTTTAGATGTACCCTTTGGACAGCAGAATATGATTATAATAGACACCGGGCTGTAATTG GTACAAGTTTAGGAGGTGCTTCAGTGGATCTGGAAACCAGGATGGAAACATGGTTTTTACGTTGCAAAAGTGATGTTTTTGCACAACAAATTATTAATTCT GGAAATGTGATTTTATGTGGGCTTAGAAATGGGGCCATTGTCACTGCAGATTTTCgtgagaaaagagaaagtctTTCTGATAGACTTATTAGCCATCGGATACCATATAGTTCAAGCATTGGAGGTTGTAAAAAGGAATGGTTCAAg CTCAAAGGGGACATATTTCCTTCCCACACAATTAGGATGCCTTCATCTATATCTTC TTTGGTGTCACTTCAGTTTGATGAGCAGTACTTTCTAGCTAGCGCAATGGATGGATCG atTAGGCTATATGATCATCGTCTACTTCAGAGGGGTGCTGTTCAAAGTTATGAAGGGCATGTAAATTCTCATACTCGTATACAACTTGGTGTCGACCCAACTGAGAGATTTGTTACGTCAG GTGGAGAGGATTGCAAACTACGGTCATGGAGTCTCAAGTCTGGTGAATTGCTTTTTGAGGAGAAGTTCTCTGATTCAATTGTCTCCACTATGTGCTATAAAACATACAGTA GTTGTAAAGCAGAAGAGGAAAACCAATACAAGCGTGACTCCTCTCATGGTGCATGGCTTGGATCACATGAAGGACTGTTTTATATGCGCTGGTTATGA
- the LOC106759858 gene encoding uncharacterized protein LOC106759858 isoform X1, with protein MPDKKSYVDSQFLTPRRSPRFLPQLNHTTANPKSATVSIKKPNDSTLRSRISRKLNNGDVGFSSLRRSPRFNNEPSDEKVKGTRVKDGEAETKEKCVVLDEGFGGGRKRERKEKRDEIKTHDNHGVSDEGCRQRRKKERNRGSRDGVNTQGNRVISDEGTGGGEKKVVKGKRVGVETAKNGVVSDEGAGGGRKKAGNREIVGVKTEENRVVCDEGFGGERKKRGNGEKRKRNDDEIRKGWTKEQDLALQRAYFTAKPSPHFWKNVSKLVPGKSQQECFDRIHIDHVTPVQLQPRSRAKTLKSSPIREFSLSASKLLNPIDIKVRRSNVLKPKNIINQKSVEKQLQRRLIGDLDRAGDIFSVLEPNIDLSTNALQPSESLSTPKQLKENKGFLQSCTETSSSSGNKVLSRFSGSPNTDLFSPPVLKKVKNRVLHEKYVNQLRCRESRRRAASTNIIGEGRSIKRKDAVKAAKVALVSEARDAINKFRQSQVNVMDKECSSDEVNDDDIQYEDESQ; from the exons atgccaGACAAAAAGTCTTATGTAGACAGTCAATTCCTCACCCCACGAAGGTCACCCAGGTTCCTCCCACAATTAAACCACACCACTGCCAACCCCAAATCTGCCACCGTTTCCATAAAGAAACCCAATGATTCTACACTCCGGTCGAGAATATCTCGGAAGCTTAACAATGGGGACGTTGGGTTTTCATCTCTTCGACGATCTCCCAGGTTCAACAACGAGCCAAGCGATGAGAAAGTGAAAGGCACGAGGGTGAAGGACGGTGAAGCTGAAACGAAAGAAAAGTGTGTCGTTTTGGATGAGGGGTTTGGtggaggaagaaagagagagagaaaggagaagagGGATGAAATTAAAACGCACGATAATCATGGCGTTTCGGATGAAGGGTGCCGTCAACGAAGGAAGAAGGAGAGAAACAGGGGGAGTAGGGATGGAGTTAACACCCAAGGAAATCGTGTCATTTCAGATGAAGGGACTGGTGGCGGAGAAAAGAAGGTGGTAAAAGGGAAGAGGGTTGGAGTTGAAACGGCCAAAAATGGTGTCGTTTCGGATGAGGGTGCTGGTGGGGGAAGAAAGAAGGCTGGAAATAGAGAGATCGTTGGAGTTAAAACAGAAGAAAATCGTGTTGTTTGTGATGAGGGTTTTGGcggagaaagaaagaagaggggAAATGGAGAGAAGAGAAAGCGCAATGACGATGAAATAAGGAAAGGATGGACGAAGGAACAAGATTTGGCTCTTCAAAGAGCATATTTTACTGCAAAGCCTAGCCCCCATTTCTGGAAGAACGTTTCCAAACTG GTGCCTGGAAAGTCTCAACAGGAATGCTTTGATAGAATTCACATTGACCATGTGACCCCCGTTCAGTTGCAGCCTCGATCAAGGGCAAAGACATTAAAATCATCACCCATTCGGGAATTTTCTTTATCTGCAAGTAAACTTCTCAACCCTATTGACATAAAAGTTAGAAGATCTAATGTTCTAAAACCAAAGAACATTATTAACCAGAAGTCTGTTGAGAAGCAGTTACAGCGCAGGCTTATAGGTGATCTAGACCGTGCAGGGGACATATTTTCCGTTCTTGAACCAAATATAGATTTGTCCACTAATGCTTTACAGCCTAGTGAATCCCTTTCTACTCCAAAGCAGCTAAAGGAAAACAAAGGGTTCCTGCAAAGTTGCACTGAAACATCATCTTCAAGTGGTAATAAGGTACTTTCAAGATTTAGTGGCTCACCCAATACAGATCTTTTTAGTCCACCGGTACTAAAGAAAGTAAAGAACAGGGTATTGCATGAGAAATATGTCAACCAATTGCGCTGTAGGGAATCTAGGAGAAGAGCAGCCTCTACGAATATAATTGGTGAAGGAAGAAGCATAAAGAGAAAGGATGCAGTTAAAGCTGCAAAAGTTGCCTTGGTTTCTGAAGCTAGAGATGCTATCAACAAATTTCGACAATCGCAAGTCAATGTCATGGACAAGGAATGTAGTTCTGATGAAGTTAACGATGATGACATTCAATATGAAGATGAAAGTCAATAG